From a single Capsicum annuum cultivar UCD-10X-F1 chromosome 12, UCD10Xv1.1, whole genome shotgun sequence genomic region:
- the LOC124889708 gene encoding uncharacterized protein LOC124889708, translating into MGERKSKTFRYLEQGASQQNNREDGRQWTKKKNLRNSYSTASAPYPKPSDDSHFQDKNGPKELGIANVIVEDLSRLSMSILSHVDEEKKVLVMDIHKLANLGVYLLDSQDRRVIVQEVVKSSLDAEAKMTLFEALYGRRCRSLIGCFEIGQTWSHEIWEEEEAPPHCISLYRILRIIGNVVYELYLPTSLASIHPIFYVSMLKTCVDDPSLIVPVVDVGVADSLSYEKVSIDTLNRRVRRLRTKDVASLKVIWRNQKVEKATWEIDEDMRAKYPFLFHMLNENV; encoded by the exons ATGGGAGAGAGGAAAAGCAAGACATTTAGATATTTAGAACAGGGTGCAAGTCAGCAGAATAACAGGGaagatggtagacagtggaccaagaagaagaatttgAGAAATTCATATtcgacagctagtgctccttatcctaagccttctgATGATAGTCATTTTCAGGATAAAAATGGTCCTAAGGAACTTG GTATTGCTAATGTTATTGTTGAAGATCTTAGCAGGCTGTCCATGAGtatcttatctcatgtggatgaggagaaaaaAGTGCTGGTGATGGATATTCACAAGTTGGCTAATTTAggagtttatctcttggactctCAAGATAGAagagtgattgttcaagaagtggttaaatcatctcttgatGCTGAGGCAAAG ATGActctttttgaggctctttatggtagaaggtgtaggtctcttattggatGCTTTGAGATCGGTCAGACTTG gagtcatgagatttgggaagaagaggaagctcCGCCTCATTGCATTAGTCTGTATCGAATTCTAAGGATAATTGGGAATGTCGTATATGAGTTATATTTACCAACAAGTTTGGcttctattcatcctattttctatgtgtctatgttgaaaacGTGTGTGgatgatccttctttgatagtacCGGTTGTGGATGTTGGTGTTGCAGATTCTTTATCATATGAGAAAGTCTCGATTGATACATTAAATAGGAGAGTTCGTAGATTAaggacaaaggatgtagcttcgtTAAAGGTcatttggagaaatcaaaaggtggaaaaagctacatgggaaatTGATGAAGATATGAGGgctaagtacccattcttgttccacATGTTAAATGAAAAtgtttaa